A genomic region of Zalophus californianus isolate mZalCal1 chromosome 11, mZalCal1.pri.v2, whole genome shotgun sequence contains the following coding sequences:
- the LOC113914908 gene encoding LOW QUALITY PROTEIN: olfactory receptor 4P4-like (The sequence of the model RefSeq protein was modified relative to this genomic sequence to represent the inferred CDS: inserted 1 base in 1 codon), translated as MERQRNISEFIFLGLLYDQSIHIFCFVLLFSYVALLARNLLIVISIRCSPLFHQPMYYFLSHLSTMDICYTSSITPKLIGDLLGGTKTITYGNCMLQLFAVHFFGDIEIFILSXMAFDCYGAICKPLHYMLIMDKTRCNLLVLAAWAGGALHSFPQLLMTIQLPFCGPNETDHYFCDIFPLLEVAYTDIYITGVLVVANSGTVALVTFVVLFVFYVIILFSLRHHSAEGRHKALSTCGSHITVVILFLGPSNFAYLRPPATFPEDKVFAQFYTIIPPMFNPSIYTLRNREMKNAMRKAWCQTLFSKEACN; from the exons atggagaggcagagaaacatCTCAGAATTCATATTTCTAGGACTTTTGTATGACCAGAGCATACACATATTTTGCTTTGTGCTCTTATTCTCTTATGTTGCCCTGTTGGCAAGAAACCTTCTGATCGTTATCTCCATTCGATGCAGCCCTCTGTTTCATCAACCCATGTACTACTTCCTCAGCCACTTATCCACTATGGACATCTGCTACACCTCTAGCATTACACCCAAATTAATTGGTGACCTACTAGGGGGGACAAAAACCATCACCTATGGTAATTGTATGTTACAACTCTTTGCTGTGCACTTCTTTGGAGACATTGAGATCTTCATTCTAT CCATGGCTTTTGATTGCTATGGTGCCATCTGTAAACCTCTCCACTACATGCTTATCATGGACAAGACAAGGTGCAATCTCCTGGTCTTAGCTGCTTGGGCTGGTGGGGCTCTCCATTCTTTTCCTCAATTATTGATGACAATCCAATTGCCATTTTGTGGTCCTAATGAAACTGATCACTACTTTTGTGATATCTTTCCTTTGCTGGAAGTTGCCTACACTGATATCTACATCACTGGGGTCCTTGTGGTTGCCAATTCAGGTACGGTCGCCTTAGTTACCTTtgttgtcttgtttgttttttatgtcaTTATATTGTTTAGTCTAAGACATCACTCAGCTGAGGGAAGACACAAAGCCCTCTCCACCTGTGGGTCTCATATCACTGTGGTCATCTTATTTTTGGGGCCTTCAAACTTTGCCTACCTTCGACCTCCAGCCACTTTCCCTGAGGACAAAGTATTTGCTCAATTTTATACTATCATTCCTCCTATGTTCAATCCCTCAATCTATACGCTGAGAAATAGAGAGATGAAAAATGCCATGAGAAAAGCTTGGTgtcaaacattattttcaaaggaaGCATGCAATTAA
- the LOC113914451 gene encoding olfactory receptor 4C46-like, which yields MVNRNNVTEFVLLGLTENPKMQKILFVVFLFIYIISIVANVLTVVTVTTSPLLRSPMYFFLANLSFIDACYSSVNNPKLIIDSLREKKTTTFNACITQIFGEHFIGGADVILLTVMAYDRYVAICKPLHYTTIMNRRVCGLLMGVAWVGGFLHGAIQILFIIPLPFCGPNVIDHFMCDLNPLLNLVCIDTHTLGLFVAANSGFICVLLFLLLIISYVVILHSLRNHSSEARRKALSTCVSHITVVVLFFVPCLFVYLRPATTLSIDKAVAVFYTLITPMLNPLIYALRNDQMKNAIRKLCSRQVISGEK from the coding sequence ATGGTGAATAGGAACAATGTGACAGAGTTTGTTCTACTGGGGCTCACAGAGAATCCAAAGATGCAGAAAATCctatttgttgtgtttttgttcatCTACATCATCTCTATAGTAGCAAATGTGCTCACCGTGGTCACTGTCACTACCAGCCCATTACTAAGGTCCCCCATGTACTTTTTCCTGGCCAATCTCTCCTTCATTGACGCTTGCTATTCTTCTGTCAATAACCCTAAACTGATCATAGATTCACTCCGTGAAAAGAAGACCACCACATTCAATGCATGTATAACTCAAATCTTTGGGGAACATTTCATTGGAGGTGCTGATGTCATCCTGCTCActgtgatggcctatgaccgctatgtggccatctgcaagccactGCACTACACGACCATCATGAATCGGAGGGTGTGTGGCCTGCTAATGGGAGTGGCATGGGTTGGAGGCTTTCTTCATGGAGCCATACAGATCCTCTTTATCATCCCTTTACCCTTCTGCGGCCCTAACGTCATAGATCACTTTATGTGTGATCTGAACCCTTTGCTCAATCTTGTCTGCATTGATACCCACACTCTAGGGCTCTTCGTTGCTGCCAACAGTGGATTCATTTGTGTCttactcttcctcctcctgatCATCTCCTATGTGGTCATTCTGCACTCTCTAAGGAACCATAGTTCGGAGGCGAGGCGCAAGGCCCTCTCCACCTGTGTCTCCCACATCACAGTGGTTGTTCTATTCTTTGTTCCCTGCCTatttgtgtacttgagacctgcGACTACTTTATCTATTGATAAAGCAGTTGCAGTGTTCTACACTCTGATAACGCCCATGTTAAATCCGTTAATCTATGCCTTAAGAAATGACCagatgaaaaatgccattaggaAATTGTGTAGTAGACAAGTTATTTCAGGTGAGAAATAA